A single region of the Chloroflexota bacterium genome encodes:
- a CDS encoding HisS family protein, translating into MDISEIQRIRGTIDVVPPARAIQQAVQQRFLDLFRLYGYEPIDTPVLESTDLFLRKSGEEIAARMYSFTHWNRNICLRPEFTASVIRAFVNELQDRPLPLRLQYAGPTFRYEKPQRGRYRQFTEVGVECIGGEGPAADAEVLSLARLGLDGLGLSSARFVVGHLGAVLALLAQLGMDAKAQSLVLGVMEHLSRAPGEESNVVTRLSAQLGFANDESEPESSALIDLFRSVGPEQAARIASEILEQASLRLDEGSRSPGEIVERLLQKASRRDPTPGISRAVEFIGKLRDVAGPPADAIPEVRKVLAAYGLDDGPVREVEDALRFCDSYLQMSDRVHVNLALARGLRYYNGLVFEVYDSDDNQIAGGGRYDDLVRALGGRSATPACGFSYGLERVVSALERGPVDFGQSAPPTALVIPVTEADYPAAARIATTLRRTGVPVEVEIRFRGVKGSLRHADRRSIPFAVIVGEAERAHESVGLRDMRAFEELRVPVAELAEVIIERSRTAQAPC; encoded by the coding sequence TTGGACATCTCGGAAATACAGCGAATACGGGGAACAATCGACGTCGTTCCGCCCGCCCGGGCGATTCAGCAGGCTGTACAACAGCGCTTTCTCGACCTGTTTCGGCTGTATGGTTATGAGCCGATTGACACACCGGTCCTCGAGTCAACGGACCTGTTCCTTCGAAAGTCCGGTGAAGAAATCGCCGCGCGGATGTACAGCTTCACCCACTGGAATCGCAATATCTGCCTGCGACCGGAATTTACCGCGTCAGTCATTCGCGCATTCGTCAACGAGCTGCAGGATAGACCGCTGCCGCTGCGCCTGCAATACGCCGGGCCCACATTTCGGTACGAAAAACCCCAACGCGGGCGGTATCGTCAGTTCACCGAAGTGGGGGTTGAATGCATCGGTGGGGAAGGACCGGCCGCGGATGCCGAAGTGCTGTCCCTCGCGCGTCTCGGCCTGGACGGTCTGGGACTGTCCAGCGCGCGTTTCGTTGTCGGGCACCTCGGAGCGGTGCTTGCGCTCCTGGCGCAGCTCGGCATGGACGCCAAGGCCCAGTCGCTGGTGCTCGGCGTGATGGAACATCTGTCGCGGGCGCCCGGGGAAGAGTCGAACGTCGTCACGCGGCTTTCCGCGCAGCTTGGCTTCGCGAATGATGAGAGTGAGCCCGAGTCGAGCGCGCTCATCGATCTCTTCCGATCAGTAGGACCGGAGCAAGCTGCACGAATCGCGAGCGAAATCCTGGAGCAGGCAAGTCTTCGGTTAGATGAAGGATCGAGATCGCCAGGCGAGATCGTCGAGCGACTGCTCCAAAAGGCTTCCCGAAGGGATCCAACGCCCGGGATTTCTCGGGCCGTGGAATTTATCGGAAAGCTCCGCGACGTTGCGGGCCCACCGGCGGATGCAATTCCGGAGGTGCGAAAGGTTCTCGCAGCCTACGGTCTCGATGATGGGCCGGTCCGAGAGGTGGAAGACGCGCTTCGTTTTTGCGACTCGTACCTGCAAATGAGCGACCGCGTGCACGTCAACCTCGCGCTCGCCCGGGGCCTTCGCTACTACAACGGGCTCGTGTTCGAGGTCTACGATAGCGACGACAACCAGATCGCAGGCGGCGGGCGCTACGATGATCTCGTCCGCGCCCTCGGCGGGCGTTCGGCAACCCCAGCTTGTGGCTTCTCGTATGGGCTCGAGCGAGTGGTTTCGGCTCTGGAGCGCGGGCCCGTGGATTTCGGGCAGTCGGCCCCACCCACCGCGCTGGTAATACCAGTGACCGAGGCCGACTACCCGGCGGCTGCGCGAATAGCAACAACGCTGCGCAGAACCGGGGTTCCGGTTGAAGTTGAAATTCGGTTTCGCGGTGTCAAGGGCAGCCTGCGCCATGCCGATCGCCGTTCCATTCCGTTCGCCGTGATCGTCGGTGAAGCGGAGCGCGCCCACGAGTCCGTTGGGCTCCGCGACATGCGCGCGTTCGAAGAGCTGCGCGTCCCGGTGGCAGAGCTCG
- a CDS encoding response regulator transcription factor → MIRVLIADSSPLFRKGMCATIQEQSDMQVVGEAETADDLIHLATDLSPDVIICGINSADVGGPELTRSLHLRLPNSGVILFTDAEDEEQIFEAVKAGACAYLLKTTGAEELASTIRRVGSGEHVIDETLLVRPSIASKVLQQFNTIGDDTPQEIQPLLAPLSPREIEILEQICQGNSNKQIGRALFISEHTVKNHITSILKKLAVNDRTEAVVYSLRRGWIRVDPIDR, encoded by the coding sequence ATGATTCGTGTGCTCATCGCGGACAGTTCACCGTTGTTTCGGAAGGGCATGTGCGCTACGATTCAGGAACAATCAGACATGCAAGTGGTAGGCGAGGCGGAGACCGCGGACGATCTCATCCACCTCGCTACGGACCTTAGCCCAGACGTCATCATATGCGGAATAAACTCAGCTGACGTCGGGGGCCCGGAGCTTACCCGGTCGCTCCATCTCCGGCTGCCTAACTCCGGAGTAATCCTTTTCACAGACGCCGAGGACGAGGAACAGATCTTTGAAGCGGTCAAGGCCGGCGCATGCGCCTATCTGCTGAAAACAACAGGTGCCGAAGAGCTTGCCTCAACGATTCGGCGGGTGGGGAGCGGCGAACACGTCATCGACGAGACGCTTCTCGTTCGCCCATCCATCGCATCCAAGGTCTTGCAGCAGTTCAATACTATTGGGGATGACACGCCCCAGGAAATTCAGCCCTTGCTCGCCCCGCTTTCGCCCCGGGAAATCGAGATCCTCGAGCAGATTTGCCAGGGAAATAGCAACAAGCAGATCGGGCGAGCGCTCTTCATCAGCGAGCATACCGTCAAGAATCACATCACCTCTATTCTCAAGAAACTTGCCGTCAACGACCGAACAGAGGCCGTGGTGTACTCTCTGCGTCGGGGATGGATCCGAGTCGATCCCATCGACCGGTAG
- a CDS encoding Flp family type IVb pilin → MLKRFVEAAKNAIFGVATEREEGQGMAEYALILVGVAIVVIAALALMGPAIANLLNRVSASLS, encoded by the coding sequence ATGCTTAAGCGATTCGTAGAGGCCGCGAAGAACGCGATTTTTGGGGTCGCGACCGAGCGTGAAGAGGGCCAGGGCATGGCCGAGTACGCTCTGATTCTCGTCGGCGTCGCCATCGTGGTGATCGCCGCACTCGCCCTCATGGGCCCGGCAATCGCCAACCTGCTGAACCGGGTGAGCGCGAGCCTCAGCTAA
- the cpaB gene encoding Flp pilus assembly protein CpaB: MNRRRIGVTLIVAGMVLAGAIGFLVYQQASAAEELRAAQPRNFGVVALVDIPERTTILAEQLDVIRVPDEALPPGDAVYRPPQGASDQQIEAGKAAAKAKVVGQLTGQRIYKGEVINTERLGKPAEQAHPALQIPQGKVWYHLPISAGSGGKESSQSLITFLNFVRPGDFIDIYYTTNETPSPGSAAEAANPTVDSLKTLYTRRILQLVKVINVGLFPPGTPTGRGEQDLTLEVTPDQALVLKWLKDAAASTGSMEFVVRSPQDPDPYTSPTVNFDVVSQQTGIGTGR; the protein is encoded by the coding sequence ATGAACCGCCGCAGAATCGGTGTCACACTCATCGTTGCTGGTATGGTTCTCGCAGGAGCCATCGGGTTTCTCGTGTACCAACAAGCCAGCGCCGCCGAAGAGCTTCGCGCAGCGCAGCCCAGAAATTTTGGCGTCGTCGCCCTAGTGGATATCCCCGAACGAACCACGATCCTCGCCGAGCAGCTTGACGTCATTCGCGTTCCTGATGAAGCGCTTCCGCCCGGCGATGCGGTGTATCGTCCGCCTCAGGGCGCCAGTGATCAGCAGATTGAGGCAGGCAAGGCCGCGGCCAAGGCGAAGGTCGTCGGCCAGCTTACCGGTCAGCGGATCTATAAGGGCGAGGTTATTAACACCGAGCGCCTTGGCAAGCCGGCCGAGCAAGCCCACCCAGCCCTTCAAATTCCGCAGGGCAAAGTCTGGTACCACCTGCCGATTTCCGCAGGCAGCGGCGGCAAGGAAAGCAGCCAGTCACTCATCACGTTCCTCAACTTCGTGCGCCCTGGCGACTTCATCGACATCTACTACACGACCAACGAAACCCCGTCTCCCGGTTCCGCCGCGGAGGCCGCGAACCCGACCGTGGACTCGCTCAAGACGCTCTATACGCGACGAATCCTTCAATTGGTGAAAGTTATCAACGTTGGACTGTTCCCACCCGGCACACCAACCGGTCGCGGCGAGCAGGATCTCACCCTTGAAGTAACCCCAGACCAGGCGCTCGTCCTGAAGTGGTTGAAGGATGCCGCGGCGTCCACGGGGAGCATGGAATTCGTCGTGCGCTCGCCGCAGGATCCCGATCCATACACGTCCCCAACCGTGAATTTCGACGTGGTATCGCAGCAAACTGGGATCGGCACCGGGCGCTAA
- a CDS encoding response regulator, producing MIRVLVADAAADDRDETTRFLAAEADIDVVASVGDSRSAIEAAQGLGPDVILLDASLPGVGRDRLMQDLVQVAPASAIIVVSGKADADTMRQAMRSGAQDFLPKPLKPDEVLVSIRQVYEASAPRRAILAGAVTPTSEQPSLGKIICMFSPKGGVGRTTIGVNLAIALHRLSGKRVAIADCNLQFGDVGIVMNTSATKTIADLIPTISDLSEQVLQSVLVRHESGVDVLLAPTRPEVAELFHPEHVKQILQALARTHQYVIVDTWTTFQEVILGIFDVSSEIVLLTTLDMPAVKNIRVFLDVCDAIQYPKNRVLLVINRADASSGLRIQDIEESIQHKVAATIVSGGPLVTSSINRGIPFILTDPEAQISENVMDLARLLLRPEDQNAAPEPQPVEAEPKRRQGLGRLIQGR from the coding sequence GTGATTCGAGTTCTCGTCGCAGATGCTGCGGCTGATGATCGTGACGAAACGACACGGTTTCTTGCAGCAGAGGCAGACATCGACGTGGTGGCATCGGTGGGCGACAGCCGTTCCGCCATCGAAGCAGCTCAGGGTCTCGGTCCAGACGTAATCCTCCTCGATGCGTCGCTCCCGGGTGTGGGCCGGGACCGACTCATGCAGGACCTCGTTCAGGTGGCGCCCGCTTCGGCCATCATCGTGGTGTCCGGCAAGGCGGACGCCGACACGATGCGGCAAGCGATGCGGTCGGGAGCGCAAGACTTTCTCCCCAAGCCCCTCAAACCGGACGAGGTCTTGGTCAGCATCCGGCAAGTGTACGAAGCGAGCGCGCCGCGACGTGCGATCCTTGCAGGCGCTGTCACACCGACCTCTGAGCAGCCCTCCCTCGGCAAGATCATCTGCATGTTTAGCCCGAAGGGTGGTGTCGGGCGCACCACGATTGGTGTGAACCTCGCCATCGCCCTTCACCGGCTCTCGGGAAAGCGCGTCGCGATCGCTGACTGCAACCTCCAGTTTGGCGATGTGGGCATCGTTATGAACACATCGGCGACCAAGACGATCGCGGATCTGATCCCCACGATCAGCGACCTCTCGGAACAGGTCCTCCAGTCAGTTCTCGTACGGCATGAGTCTGGCGTGGACGTCCTGCTCGCTCCGACCCGCCCCGAAGTGGCCGAGCTCTTTCATCCGGAGCACGTGAAACAGATCCTCCAGGCCCTCGCGCGGACCCATCAGTACGTGATCGTCGACACGTGGACGACATTTCAAGAGGTGATACTGGGAATATTTGACGTGTCCAGCGAGATCGTGTTGCTGACGACGCTTGACATGCCCGCCGTGAAGAACATTCGCGTCTTTCTCGACGTCTGTGATGCAATCCAATACCCCAAGAATCGCGTACTGCTGGTGATCAATCGAGCGGATGCCTCGAGTGGACTGCGGATTCAGGACATCGAGGAGAGCATTCAGCACAAGGTGGCGGCGACGATCGTGTCCGGTGGCCCTCTGGTGACCTCATCGATTAACCGGGGCATTCCGTTTATCTTGACAGACCCCGAGGCCCAAATCTCGGAAAATGTCATGGATCTTGCGCGGCTCCTCCTCCGCCCCGAGGATCAAAATGCCGCGCCCGAACCGCAGCCGGTGGAAGCGGAACCCAAGCGCCGTCAAGGACTCGGGAGACTCATCCAGGGTCGATGA
- a CDS encoding CpaF family protein: MGLLRRIEGGGPQPPRATTPAGPPAPEPAGAPTEVATGIVTPPRPAVPSSRPSADTRARELKTRVKSRLIADLDPNMDLSKTTEVRQKIKNLFDQIVEVENIVLTRAERDRLFEEVAADIIGFGPIEPLLQDAAISEVMVNGPDQVYIEQKGRIVLSDVKFDNDDHVRRIIDRIVSPLGRHVDESSPICDARLPDGSRVNIVIPPISLIGPCVTIRKFSKTPLTVDDLVRFGSMTPEIAEFLRACVLARLNVVVSGGTGSGKTTLLNVLSGFIPDDERIVTVEDAAELQLRQDHVVRLEARPPNIEGKGAITIRDLVINCLRMRPDRIVVGECRGREALDMLQAMNTGHDGSLTTGHANSPRDMLSRLETMVLMAGMDLPVSAIRQQISSAVDVIVQQARLRDGSRKITQITEVQGMEGDIITLQDVFVFEQEGIEGGKIVGRIKPTGVRPKFMPKIEDAGIRMPASVFGISDRFF, translated from the coding sequence ATGGGACTCTTGCGACGGATCGAGGGGGGTGGACCGCAGCCGCCCCGGGCAACCACTCCGGCGGGGCCACCCGCGCCCGAGCCTGCAGGCGCCCCTACCGAGGTCGCCACCGGCATCGTGACACCTCCCCGCCCCGCTGTTCCCTCCAGCCGGCCATCGGCAGATACTCGCGCTCGCGAGCTCAAGACGCGGGTGAAGAGTCGTCTCATCGCGGACCTTGATCCAAACATGGACCTTTCGAAGACGACAGAGGTCCGCCAGAAAATCAAGAACCTGTTCGACCAGATCGTCGAGGTCGAAAATATCGTCCTCACCCGAGCGGAGCGCGATCGACTGTTCGAAGAGGTCGCGGCCGACATCATCGGTTTCGGCCCGATAGAGCCGCTCCTGCAAGACGCGGCGATCAGCGAAGTCATGGTCAACGGCCCCGACCAGGTCTACATCGAACAGAAGGGACGGATCGTCCTCAGCGACGTGAAGTTCGACAACGATGACCACGTGCGTCGCATCATCGACCGCATCGTCTCGCCCCTTGGTCGCCACGTTGACGAGTCGAGCCCGATCTGCGACGCTCGCCTTCCCGACGGCAGCCGCGTCAACATTGTGATTCCTCCGATATCGCTGATCGGGCCGTGCGTCACCATTCGAAAGTTCTCCAAGACGCCGCTCACGGTTGATGACCTCGTCCGATTCGGGTCCATGACCCCCGAGATTGCTGAGTTTCTTCGCGCGTGCGTCCTCGCGCGTCTCAATGTGGTAGTGAGTGGCGGCACGGGATCCGGAAAGACCACACTGCTCAACGTTCTGAGCGGCTTTATTCCCGACGACGAACGCATTGTGACGGTGGAAGACGCGGCGGAGCTCCAACTCCGTCAGGATCACGTCGTTCGCCTCGAGGCGCGCCCGCCGAACATCGAGGGCAAGGGCGCCATCACCATCCGAGACCTCGTCATCAACTGTTTGCGCATGCGGCCCGACCGAATCGTCGTCGGGGAGTGCCGAGGCCGGGAGGCGCTCGACATGCTCCAGGCAATGAACACGGGCCACGATGGCTCCCTCACCACCGGCCACGCCAACTCTCCACGAGACATGTTGTCCCGACTCGAAACGATGGTCCTGATGGCGGGTATGGATCTGCCCGTCAGCGCCATCCGGCAGCAGATCTCATCAGCCGTGGACGTCATCGTGCAGCAGGCCCGCCTTCGAGATGGCTCGCGCAAGATCACGCAAATCACCGAGGTCCAGGGGATGGAGGGCGATATCATCACCCTCCAGGACGTGTTCGTCTTTGAGCAAGAGGGAATCGAGGGGGGGAAGATCGTTGGCCGCATCAAGCCAACCGGCGTGCGGCCAAAGTTCATGCCCAAGATCGAGGATGCCGGGATTCGCATGCCCGCGTCGGTGTTCGGCATTAGCGATCGCTTCTTCTAA
- a CDS encoding type II secretion system F family protein, with the protein MTMLLSMGVAAAILILFIGLERTFGYRPTALDERLQRYGGRRVENFEDEMAGGFQQSTAAVAITGTVSRAIQGRSFAADLALELARADLTWKPAEFVIFQAACTVIPSSLIALVLGNPAAFVVLALVGFFIPRYWLKRRQSQRLKAFSDQMPDTITLMANTLRSGMSLLQSMEMLSREAAPPTGPEYGRVVREIGLGIGPQDALLHLVRRLKSDDLDLMVTAILVQHEVGGNLAKILDTIAHTIRERVKLKGEIRAITSQQRMAGYMLSGLPLVVAGMIMVINPKYLRAFIEPMGPWTVLPVISVFGIILGTLVMRKIVDIEV; encoded by the coding sequence ATGACGATGCTCCTCTCGATGGGAGTTGCGGCGGCAATCCTCATCCTCTTCATCGGCCTCGAACGGACCTTTGGCTACCGCCCCACGGCGCTCGATGAGCGCCTGCAGCGCTATGGCGGACGACGCGTCGAGAACTTCGAGGACGAAATGGCCGGCGGCTTTCAGCAATCTACCGCCGCCGTCGCCATCACCGGAACCGTCAGCCGAGCGATCCAAGGCCGTTCGTTCGCCGCGGACCTCGCGCTCGAGCTAGCCCGGGCGGATCTGACCTGGAAGCCCGCTGAGTTCGTGATCTTTCAGGCCGCATGTACGGTCATTCCTTCAAGCCTCATCGCTCTCGTGCTGGGGAACCCTGCTGCCTTCGTGGTCCTCGCGCTCGTAGGATTCTTCATCCCTCGCTACTGGTTGAAGCGTCGACAGAGCCAGCGTCTGAAGGCGTTCAGTGACCAAATGCCCGATACCATCACGCTCATGGCCAACACGCTTCGGTCGGGCATGAGCTTGCTGCAGTCGATGGAGATGCTTTCCCGAGAGGCGGCCCCGCCCACCGGGCCCGAATATGGCCGCGTCGTTCGCGAGATCGGTCTCGGAATCGGGCCGCAGGATGCGCTGTTGCACCTCGTCCGTCGGCTCAAGAGCGATGACCTCGACCTCATGGTGACGGCAATCCTCGTTCAGCACGAAGTCGGCGGTAACCTGGCCAAGATTCTCGACACGATCGCCCACACCATTCGCGAACGGGTCAAGTTGAAGGGCGAGATCCGAGCAATCACCAGCCAGCAGCGCATGGCAGGCTACATGCTCTCGGGTTTACCGCTCGTCGTGGCAGGCATGATCATGGTCATCAACCCGAAGTACTTGCGGGCATTTATCGAGCCCATGGGTCCCTGGACGGTATTGCCCGTCATCTCAGTGTTCGGAATCATTCTCGGAACACTCGTCATGCGAAAGATCGTCGACATCGAGGTCTAG
- a CDS encoding type II secretion system F family protein: MSIAVILVLLVIVATILILSGIALPIFEPDPVHERLSQFADRPRTLEEMELEQSFNDRVVRPIVQKLSGAMERMNRRRDPRQLQRQASSMQTRLNLAGNPNHWTPSDFLGVKALWALCIAFIGFVGAIVVSASPMAILIGAAGALIGFIIPELYLNQLIRRRQHDIQRSLPDAMDLLVICVEAGLGFDAALLRLCQKMDNHLTREFSRVLQELRVGRARRDALRDVVARTQVPDLANFISALIQAEQLGVSVTQVLAVQADQMRTLRRQRAQELAQQAPLKMLFPMLLFIFPALCVVLLGPLWPQVSQSHFVG; encoded by the coding sequence ATGTCTATCGCCGTCATTCTGGTTCTTCTCGTTATCGTCGCGACGATCTTGATCCTCAGCGGAATCGCTCTCCCAATTTTCGAGCCCGATCCGGTCCACGAGCGCCTCTCGCAGTTCGCGGATCGACCGCGAACGCTCGAAGAGATGGAGCTCGAGCAGTCCTTTAACGATCGCGTGGTTCGGCCGATCGTTCAGAAGCTCTCCGGCGCCATGGAGCGCATGAACCGACGGAGAGACCCGCGGCAGCTTCAGCGCCAAGCATCCTCGATGCAAACGCGGCTGAATCTTGCGGGCAATCCCAACCATTGGACGCCATCAGACTTCCTCGGTGTGAAAGCGCTGTGGGCGCTCTGCATCGCGTTCATCGGTTTCGTCGGCGCAATTGTCGTCTCAGCTTCCCCCATGGCCATCCTCATTGGCGCCGCGGGTGCGCTCATTGGGTTCATCATTCCCGAGCTGTACCTCAATCAGCTCATTCGCCGCCGACAGCACGACATTCAACGCTCGCTTCCCGATGCGATGGATCTCTTGGTCATCTGCGTTGAGGCCGGGCTCGGTTTCGACGCCGCGCTCCTCCGTCTCTGCCAGAAGATGGACAACCACCTGACACGCGAGTTCTCGCGCGTGCTCCAAGAGCTACGCGTTGGTCGAGCCCGGCGCGACGCCCTCCGCGACGTCGTCGCCCGCACGCAGGTGCCGGATCTCGCGAATTTCATCTCGGCGCTCATTCAAGCGGAGCAGCTCGGCGTGTCGGTCACCCAGGTGTTGGCGGTGCAGGCCGACCAGATGCGCACCCTCCGTCGCCAGCGCGCGCAAGAGCTTGCGCAACAGGCCCCCCTCAAGATGCTCTTCCCCATGCTGCTGTTCATCTTTCCGGCGCTATGCGTCGTGTTGCTGGGGCCCCTCTGGCCGCAGGTGTCGCAGTCCCATTTCGTCGGCTGA
- a CDS encoding DUF192 domain-containing protein, translating into MKAWNATRDATLAERGSVADNIWTRGRGLLGTRALSTGSGLLIRPCSSIHSFFMRYPFDAIFISREGAVLHLVRSMKPFRLSRLVFGAHAVLELPAGTIDATGTQIGDVIQCFDDEDTPIGHQPMDH; encoded by the coding sequence ATGAAGGCGTGGAATGCAACCCGCGACGCGACCCTCGCCGAGCGGGGTAGCGTCGCTGATAACATCTGGACCAGAGGACGCGGCCTTTTAGGAACCCGGGCGCTGTCGACTGGTTCCGGTCTCCTGATCCGACCATGTTCCAGCATCCACAGCTTCTTCATGCGCTACCCATTCGACGCCATCTTCATCAGCCGCGAGGGCGCTGTCCTGCATCTGGTTCGGTCGATGAAGCCGTTTCGCTTGAGTCGCCTCGTCTTTGGCGCCCACGCTGTGCTCGAGCTCCCAGCGGGGACGATTGACGCCACCGGCACGCAAATCGGCGATGTGATCCAATGCTTCGATGACGAAGACACCCCGATCGGTCATCAGCCAATGGACCACTGA
- a CDS encoding glycosyltransferase family 87 protein, whose protein sequence is MAEIEQAARRQRRPFRPIPAAHRLAFFVTIFAALYLAFDVYMYVTRGLFLYVGVDYRSFWASAQIARSAGFAAVYDLDLQRQLQEPLVHAFASPLHELQWATIPTPYLPGFVALLGPLLLLPPDLGFVVWTAVNVVMTLGYLVWFWRGVGGSATRSLLLALCLSFPMLETFQFGQVNGWLTIFLGEFFRLAIARAELRSGLWLSCMLLKPQTLMLIAPGLLVARRWRAALGATAGGAGIVGISLAFGGIDALLADARLIFLYSGHVPSTVPRDMMNWRSLAIHLSDALPAQLAWTLAMAGLVATLVAGLALWLNARDASPEQFALVVLGSFAATSAVAWHAHTHMGLPMTIPLLYLAARGRISIATLAVWLIAPYVMFATLRLVFDLGNVGVLFVNLYLLGWSIAQLRSRASEESATTVASIAQASP, encoded by the coding sequence GTGGCTGAGATCGAGCAAGCGGCGCGTCGGCAGCGCAGGCCCTTCCGACCGATCCCGGCTGCACACCGACTCGCCTTTTTCGTCACCATCTTCGCTGCGCTGTATTTGGCGTTTGACGTCTACATGTACGTCACGCGCGGACTATTCCTGTACGTCGGCGTCGACTACCGCTCGTTCTGGGCGTCCGCGCAGATCGCTCGCTCCGCGGGTTTCGCGGCGGTGTACGATCTCGACCTTCAGCGCCAGCTTCAGGAGCCGCTCGTCCACGCCTTCGCCTCCCCGCTGCACGAGCTGCAATGGGCCACGATTCCCACCCCGTACCTCCCGGGTTTCGTTGCGCTTCTGGGTCCACTGCTCTTGCTCCCGCCAGACCTCGGCTTTGTCGTCTGGACGGCCGTCAACGTCGTCATGACGCTGGGGTACCTGGTCTGGTTCTGGAGAGGCGTTGGGGGTTCTGCCACCCGTAGCCTGCTGCTCGCCCTGTGCCTGTCCTTCCCCATGCTCGAAACGTTCCAGTTCGGACAGGTGAACGGATGGCTCACCATTTTCCTGGGCGAATTCTTCCGCCTCGCCATCGCCCGCGCGGAGCTCCGCTCGGGACTGTGGCTGAGCTGCATGTTGTTGAAACCGCAAACCCTGATGCTCATCGCCCCGGGGCTCCTCGTCGCCCGGCGATGGCGCGCGGCTCTCGGAGCGACCGCCGGAGGAGCGGGAATCGTCGGAATTTCGCTCGCATTTGGCGGAATCGATGCCCTCCTCGCCGATGCCCGGCTGATCTTCCTGTACTCGGGCCACGTTCCAAGCACCGTTCCGCGCGACATGATGAACTGGCGATCTCTCGCAATCCATCTGTCCGACGCGCTTCCGGCTCAGCTCGCGTGGACGCTCGCGATGGCCGGATTGGTGGCCACCCTGGTCGCGGGCCTCGCCCTGTGGCTCAATGCTCGGGACGCCTCGCCGGAGCAGTTCGCCCTCGTCGTGCTCGGCTCCTTTGCCGCGACGAGCGCGGTTGCCTGGCACGCGCACACCCACATGGGGCTTCCCATGACGATCCCCCTCCTGTACCTGGCCGCCCGGGGACGGATATCGATAGCCACGCTCGCCGTGTGGCTCATCGCTCCATACGTGATGTTCGCCACGCTTCGCCTCGTGTTCGACCTGGGCAACGTTGGCGTGCTCTTCGTCAATCTCTATCTCCTGGGCTGGTCGATCGCGCAATTGAGAAGTCGTGCGAGCGAGGAAAGCGCAACGACGGTCGCCTCAATCGCGCAAGCTTCCCCCTGA